Proteins from one Cicer arietinum cultivar CDC Frontier isolate Library 1 chromosome 3, Cicar.CDCFrontier_v2.0, whole genome shotgun sequence genomic window:
- the LOC101508420 gene encoding uncharacterized protein: protein MSGVIEGDSVSIGMLNQLQAQFAKDRDWDQYHTPRNLLLAMVGEVGELSEIFQWKGEVKRGLPDWKEEEKVHLGEELSDVLLYLLRLSDICGVDLGKAVLRKLELNAIKYPAKARKDIKKKEDEIEKSTPVDNGTD, encoded by the exons ATGAGTGGTGTTATCGAAGGAGACTCTGTATCCATTGGCATGCTCAATCAATTGCAGGCTCAGTTCGCCAAAGACAGAGATTGGGATCAATATCATACCCCAAGGAACCTTCTCTTAGCTatg GTGGGTGAAGTAGGAGAATTATCTGAGATATTTCAGTGGAAAGGTGAGGTTAAAAGGGGACTTCCAGATTGGAAAGAGGAAGAAAAAGTTCATCTTGGTGAAGAGCTTTCTGATGTATTGCTTTACCTTCTTAGGCTCTCTGATATATGTGGTGTTGATCTTGGCAAAGCTGTTCTGAGAAAACTTGAACTCAATGCTATTAAATATCCAGCAAAAGCTAGAAAAGATATCAAAAAAAAGGAAGATGAAATTGAAAAGTCTACCCCAGTTGATAATGGTACTGATTGA
- the LOC105851763 gene encoding copper-transporting ATPase RAN1-like isoform X4, which produces MQQLYWLLKTKMVDLLKKENDSLLIQPSDTLKVLLSTKIPVDAIVTWGSSYVNESMVTNESIPVLKEINAFVIGGTFNWHDVLHIQATKVGPNTVLSQIINLVATTQMSKALIQKFADYIYQRLQVLFVACTKMAAMASYLRLGLFSIGP; this is translated from the exons ATGCAACAACTTTACTGGTTGTTAAAGACAAAG ATGGTAGATCTattgaagaaagaaaatgatTCCTTGCTTATTCAACCAAGTGACACATTAAAAGTTCTTCTTAGTACTAAGATTCCTGTTGATGCCATTGTTACCTGGGGCTCAAGTTATGTAAATGAGAGTATGGTGACTAATGAGTCTATACCTGTTTTGAAGGAGATCAATGCCTTTGTCATTGGAGGTACATTCAATTGGCATGATGTCCTTCACATCCAAGCTACCAAAGTAGGACCCAATACAGTTTTGAGtcagataattaatttggtggcGACAACACAGATGTCCAAGGCTCTCATCCAAAAGTTTGCTGATTAT ATTTACCAAAGGCTTCAAGTGTTATTTGTGGCTTGCACCAAGATGGCTGCAATGGCATCTTATCTCAg ATTGGGCCTCTTTTCCATTGGGCCTTAG
- the LOC105851763 gene encoding copper-transporting ATPase RAN1-like isoform X1, whose amino-acid sequence MQQLYWLLKTKMVDLLKKENDSLLIQPSDTLKVLLSTKIPVDAIVTWGSSYVNESMVTNESIPVLKEINAFVIGGTFNWHDVLHIQATKVGPNTVLSQIINLVATTQMSKALIQKFADYIYQRLQVLFVACTKMAAMASYLRIDWASFPLGLSVCGWSVSSLSTVVIE is encoded by the exons ATGCAACAACTTTACTGGTTGTTAAAGACAAAG ATGGTAGATCTattgaagaaagaaaatgatTCCTTGCTTATTCAACCAAGTGACACATTAAAAGTTCTTCTTAGTACTAAGATTCCTGTTGATGCCATTGTTACCTGGGGCTCAAGTTATGTAAATGAGAGTATGGTGACTAATGAGTCTATACCTGTTTTGAAGGAGATCAATGCCTTTGTCATTGGAGGTACATTCAATTGGCATGATGTCCTTCACATCCAAGCTACCAAAGTAGGACCCAATACAGTTTTGAGtcagataattaatttggtggcGACAACACAGATGTCCAAGGCTCTCATCCAAAAGTTTGCTGATTAT ATTTACCAAAGGCTTCAAGTGTTATTTGTGGCTTGCACCAAGATGGCTGCAATGGCATCTTATCTCAg GATAGATTGGGCCTCTTTTCCATTGGGCCTTAGTGTTTGTGGGTGGTCTGTATCTAGTCTAAGCACAGTGGTAATTGAGTAA
- the LOC105851763 gene encoding copper-transporting ATPase RAN1-like isoform X5, whose amino-acid sequence MQQLYWLLKTKMVDLLKKENDSLLIQPSDTLKVLLSTKIPVDAIVTWGSSYVNESMVTNESIPVLKEINAFVIGGTFNWHDVLHIQATKVGPNTVLSQIINLVATTQMSKALIQKFADYIIGTND is encoded by the exons ATGCAACAACTTTACTGGTTGTTAAAGACAAAG ATGGTAGATCTattgaagaaagaaaatgatTCCTTGCTTATTCAACCAAGTGACACATTAAAAGTTCTTCTTAGTACTAAGATTCCTGTTGATGCCATTGTTACCTGGGGCTCAAGTTATGTAAATGAGAGTATGGTGACTAATGAGTCTATACCTGTTTTGAAGGAGATCAATGCCTTTGTCATTGGAGGTACATTCAATTGGCATGATGTCCTTCACATCCAAGCTACCAAAGTAGGACCCAATACAGTTTTGAGtcagataattaatttggtggcGACAACACAGATGTCCAAGGCTCTCATCCAAAAGTTTGCTGATTAT ATTATTGGCACAAATGACTGA
- the LOC105851763 gene encoding cation-transporting ATPase HMA5-like isoform X6: protein MQQLYWLLKTKEINAFVIGGTFNWHDVLHIQATKVGPNTVLSQIINLVATTQMSKALIQKFADYIYQRLQVLFVACTKMAAMASYLRIDWASFPLGLSVCGWSVSSLSTVVIE, encoded by the exons ATGCAACAACTTTACTGGTTGTTAAAGACAAAG GAGATCAATGCCTTTGTCATTGGAGGTACATTCAATTGGCATGATGTCCTTCACATCCAAGCTACCAAAGTAGGACCCAATACAGTTTTGAGtcagataattaatttggtggcGACAACACAGATGTCCAAGGCTCTCATCCAAAAGTTTGCTGATTAT ATTTACCAAAGGCTTCAAGTGTTATTTGTGGCTTGCACCAAGATGGCTGCAATGGCATCTTATCTCAg GATAGATTGGGCCTCTTTTCCATTGGGCCTTAGTGTTTGTGGGTGGTCTGTATCTAGTCTAAGCACAGTGGTAATTGAGTAA
- the LOC105851763 gene encoding copper-transporting ATPase RAN1-like isoform X3, with amino-acid sequence MQQLYWLLKTKMVDLLKKENDSLLIQPSDTLKVLLSTKIPVDAIVTWGSSYVNESMVTNESIPVLKEINAFVIGGTFNWHDVLHIQATKVGPNTVLSQIINLVATTQMSKALIQKFADYIYQRLQVLFVACTKMAAMASYLRLENDGNLLQNDC; translated from the exons ATGCAACAACTTTACTGGTTGTTAAAGACAAAG ATGGTAGATCTattgaagaaagaaaatgatTCCTTGCTTATTCAACCAAGTGACACATTAAAAGTTCTTCTTAGTACTAAGATTCCTGTTGATGCCATTGTTACCTGGGGCTCAAGTTATGTAAATGAGAGTATGGTGACTAATGAGTCTATACCTGTTTTGAAGGAGATCAATGCCTTTGTCATTGGAGGTACATTCAATTGGCATGATGTCCTTCACATCCAAGCTACCAAAGTAGGACCCAATACAGTTTTGAGtcagataattaatttggtggcGACAACACAGATGTCCAAGGCTCTCATCCAAAAGTTTGCTGATTAT ATTTACCAAAGGCTTCAAGTGTTATTTGTGGCTTGCACCAAGATGGCTGCAATGGCATCTTATCTCAg GCTCGAGAATGATGGTAATCTGTTGCAGAACGATTGTTGA
- the LOC105851763 gene encoding copper-transporting ATPase RAN1-like isoform X2, with protein sequence MQQLYWLLKTKMVDLLKKENDSLLIQPSDTLKVLLSTKIPVDAIVTWGSSYVNESMVTNESIPVLKEINAFVIGGTFNWHDVLHIQATKVGPNTVLSQIINLVATTQMSKALIQKFADYIYQRLQVLFVACTKMAAMASYLSCNSLRILLSPLEDMRRNSSWSF encoded by the exons ATGCAACAACTTTACTGGTTGTTAAAGACAAAG ATGGTAGATCTattgaagaaagaaaatgatTCCTTGCTTATTCAACCAAGTGACACATTAAAAGTTCTTCTTAGTACTAAGATTCCTGTTGATGCCATTGTTACCTGGGGCTCAAGTTATGTAAATGAGAGTATGGTGACTAATGAGTCTATACCTGTTTTGAAGGAGATCAATGCCTTTGTCATTGGAGGTACATTCAATTGGCATGATGTCCTTCACATCCAAGCTACCAAAGTAGGACCCAATACAGTTTTGAGtcagataattaatttggtggcGACAACACAGATGTCCAAGGCTCTCATCCAAAAGTTTGCTGATTAT ATTTACCAAAGGCTTCAAGTGTTATTTGTGGCTTGCACCAAGATGGCTGCAATGGCATCTTATCTCAg CTGCAACTCACTTAGGATTTTACTCTCACCACTGGAAGACATGAGGAGGAATTCAAGTTGGTCATTTTAA